The following coding sequences are from one Campylobacter sp. RM16187 window:
- a CDS encoding YgiW/YdeI family stress tolerance OB fold protein: protein MLKKLTLSALLAGSLLASGGFTGTNNAAQNQGGFTGKGSATLVTIKEALNMRDGAPVILEGKIKSQIRSDDYEFVGRSGDTIEIEIDNHVWKGVTVDENTPIRITGKVDKDLMKTTIDVKSVEIIK from the coding sequence ATGCTTAAAAAACTTACACTATCAGCTCTTCTTGCAGGCTCGCTTTTAGCAAGCGGAGGATTTACTGGCACCAACAACGCCGCACAAAACCAAGGCGGCTTCACAGGCAAAGGAAGTGCGACTTTAGTCACTATCAAAGAGGCTCTTAATATGAGAGACGGTGCGCCGGTCATACTTGAAGGCAAGATCAAATCTCAAATCAGATCAGATGATTATGAATTTGTCGGCAGAAGCGGCGATACAATCGAAATCGAGATAGATAACCACGTCTGGAAAGGCGTAACCGTAGATGAAAACACACCTATAAGAATCACGGGAAAAGTCGATAAAGACCTCATGAAAACAACTATCGACGTAAAATCTGTCGAGATAATCAAATAA
- a CDS encoding adenylate kinase, whose product MKKLFLIIGAPGSGKTTDANLITKGDDSFTHYSTGDLLRAEVASGSELGKLIDSYISKGNLVPLEVVVNAIISAIKSSKTPNVVLDGYPRSIEQMTELDKVLSAQNEISLKGVIEVDVSEDVARERVLGRARGADDNNEVFNNRMKVYLEPIGAIRKFYSGKNLLHEINGERTIDEIVTDMRNLINSLL is encoded by the coding sequence ATGAAAAAACTATTTTTGATAATCGGAGCACCGGGAAGCGGCAAAACAACAGACGCAAATTTGATCACAAAAGGCGATGATAGCTTTACTCACTACTCCACAGGCGATCTGCTTCGTGCAGAGGTTGCAAGCGGAAGCGAGCTAGGCAAACTCATCGACAGCTACATCTCAAAAGGAAATTTAGTCCCTCTTGAAGTGGTTGTAAATGCGATAATAAGCGCCATCAAAAGCTCAAAAACGCCAAATGTCGTGCTTGATGGATACCCTAGAAGCATTGAGCAGATGACTGAACTTGATAAAGTTTTATCCGCTCAAAACGAGATCTCGCTAAAAGGCGTCATCGAAGTGGATGTTAGCGAAGATGTGGCTAGAGAGCGTGTGCTTGGACGTGCAAGAGGCGCAGATGATAACAACGAAGTATTTAACAACAGAATGAAAGTATATCTTGAGCCAATCGGCGCGATCCGCAAATTTTACTCAGGCAAAAATTTGCTTCACGAGATAAACGGCGAAAGAACGATCGATGAGATCGTAACAGATATGAGAAATTTGATAAATTCGCTTCTGTAA
- a CDS encoding NAD(+) kinase produces MKKEINLNFADVKKVGVVAKINGDLPKNLKTIKKILAKYKVEILLEKSCAKEVGEQGFELINLAKNCDFLISLGGDGTIISACRQSAEISPFVLGIHAGRLGFLTDITMDECEEFFKDFFVGKFEIETPYMLDVFMHKKSGEVVKKIAFNEAAMLSSKSGSMTHIEALLNGKDFNSYFGDGVLICTPIGSTAYNMSANGPIIYPLSDVFAVTPICSHSLTQRPVVLPRGFEMKFKTKSDAILVIDGQDRFNMSNLDSISVTLSEKSAKFIRHIGRDYFQILKEKLHWGYND; encoded by the coding sequence ATGAAAAAAGAGATAAATTTAAATTTTGCTGATGTGAAAAAGGTCGGAGTTGTTGCTAAGATAAATGGCGATTTGCCTAAAAATTTAAAGACTATCAAGAAAATTTTAGCCAAATACAAAGTGGAAATTTTGCTTGAGAAAAGCTGTGCTAAAGAGGTTGGCGAGCAGGGCTTTGAGCTTATAAATTTGGCCAAGAATTGTGACTTTTTGATCTCTTTGGGAGGAGATGGCACCATCATCTCAGCCTGTAGGCAAAGTGCTGAAATTTCGCCGTTTGTGCTTGGAATTCACGCCGGTAGGCTTGGATTTTTAACCGATATCACGATGGATGAGTGCGAAGAGTTTTTTAAGGACTTTTTTGTAGGAAAATTTGAGATAGAAACTCCATATATGCTTGATGTTTTTATGCATAAAAAAAGTGGCGAAGTAGTTAAAAAGATCGCATTTAACGAAGCTGCGATGCTAAGTTCAAAATCAGGCTCCATGACTCACATCGAAGCGCTTTTAAACGGGAAAGATTTTAACTCATACTTTGGAGACGGCGTGCTCATCTGCACTCCGATAGGATCAACCGCTTACAACATGAGCGCAAACGGACCTATCATCTATCCGCTAAGCGATGTTTTTGCCGTAACTCCGATATGCTCTCACTCGCTTACTCAGCGTCCTGTCGTACTTCCAAGAGGATTTGAGATGAAATTTAAGACTAAAAGCGATGCGATTTTGGTTATCGACGGGCAAGACCGCTTTAATATGTCAAATTTAGATAGCATAAGTGTGACATTAAGCGAAAAATCGGCGAAATTTATCCGCCATATCGGCAGGGATTACTTCCAAATTTTAAAAGAAAAACTTCACTGGGGATATAATGATTGA
- the aspS gene encoding aspartate--tRNA ligase codes for MRSHYCAELSAADIGKEVDLCGWVNTYRDHGGVIFIDLRDRTGLIQLVCDPADSVSAHEVASKVRDEYVLRIKGKIRARGEGLVNPRLKTGEIEVVVSEVTVENPSEPLPFMINDNSVNEDIRLKYRFLDLRNERLQNIFKMRSKAAIAARNSLDRLGFIEFETPILTRATPEGARDYLVPSRVYPGQFYALPQSPQLFKQLLMCSGFDKYFQIAKCFRDEDLRADRQPEFTQIDIEMSFIEQEDILNMAEEVLKDIFAACGYDIKTPFRRMSYKEATEKYGSDKPDLRYDLAMVDVIDIFARSSNEIFANIAKDPKKNRIKALKVPNGDNIFSKREMNRFEEFVCKFGAQGLGYFQMKEDGLKGPLCKFFEEKDLQEIVDRCELKLGDVVFFGAGKKKIVLDYMGRFRIFLAEQMGIIDQDRMEFLWVLDFPMFEQNDDGSYSAMHHPFTCPKNIDEEDLEDILSVAHDVVLNGFELGGGSVRIHKNDVQQKVFKLLGIDEAEQREKFGFLLDALSFGAPPHGGIAIGFDRLVMLATKSTSIRDVIAFPKTQRAQCPMTKAPSEASSEQLRELGLRLREKTN; via the coding sequence ATGCGAAGCCATTATTGTGCAGAGCTTAGTGCGGCGGACATCGGCAAAGAAGTCGATCTTTGCGGCTGGGTAAATACCTATAGAGATCACGGCGGAGTTATCTTCATCGACTTAAGAGATAGGACTGGGCTAATCCAGCTGGTTTGCGATCCTGCTGATAGCGTAAGCGCTCATGAAGTCGCCTCAAAAGTGCGTGATGAGTATGTTTTAAGAATCAAAGGCAAGATAAGAGCGCGTGGCGAAGGGCTTGTAAATCCTAGGCTAAAGACAGGCGAGATCGAAGTGGTAGTAAGCGAAGTGACGGTAGAAAATCCAAGCGAACCGCTTCCGTTTATGATCAACGACAACTCGGTAAATGAGGACATCAGGCTTAAATACCGCTTTTTAGACTTAAGAAACGAGCGCTTGCAAAATATCTTTAAAATGCGCTCAAAGGCTGCGATCGCCGCTAGAAATTCGCTTGATCGCCTTGGCTTTATAGAGTTTGAAACTCCGATTTTAACTCGCGCTACACCTGAGGGCGCAAGAGACTATCTAGTACCAAGCCGCGTGTATCCCGGGCAGTTTTATGCGCTTCCGCAAAGCCCGCAGCTGTTTAAGCAACTTTTAATGTGCTCTGGCTTTGATAAATACTTTCAGATAGCAAAATGCTTTAGAGATGAGGATTTGCGCGCTGATCGTCAGCCTGAATTTACGCAGATCGATATCGAGATGAGCTTTATCGAGCAAGAAGATATCCTAAATATGGCTGAAGAGGTGCTAAAAGATATATTTGCAGCTTGCGGATATGATATAAAAACTCCATTTAGACGTATGAGTTATAAAGAGGCTACCGAGAAATACGGCTCAGATAAGCCTGATCTTCGCTACGATCTAGCTATGGTTGATGTGATTGACATATTTGCTCGCTCGTCAAATGAAATTTTTGCAAATATTGCAAAAGATCCTAAGAAAAACCGCATAAAAGCGCTTAAAGTGCCAAACGGAGATAATATATTTAGCAAGCGCGAGATGAATAGGTTTGAAGAGTTCGTGTGCAAATTCGGAGCTCAAGGACTAGGATACTTCCAGATGAAAGAGGACGGATTAAAAGGTCCGCTTTGCAAATTCTTTGAAGAAAAAGACCTGCAAGAGATAGTTGATAGATGCGAGCTAAAGCTTGGCGACGTAGTATTTTTCGGCGCAGGAAAGAAAAAGATAGTGCTTGATTATATGGGAAGATTTAGAATTTTCCTAGCTGAGCAAATGGGTATCATCGATCAAGACAGAATGGAGTTTTTATGGGTGCTAGACTTCCCTATGTTTGAGCAAAACGACGACGGAAGCTACTCTGCGATGCACCACCCATTCACATGCCCTAAAAATATAGACGAAGAGGATTTAGAAGACATCCTTTCAGTCGCTCACGACGTTGTGTTAAACGGCTTTGAGCTAGGCGGAGGAAGTGTGAGAATCCACAAAAACGACGTTCAGCAAAAGGTATTTAAACTTCTTGGCATAGACGAAGCGGAGCAAAGAGAGAAATTTGGCTTCTTACTTGACGCGCTTAGCTTTGGAGCGCCGCCGCATGGTGGTATCGCGATAGGATTTGACCGCCTTGTGATGCTGGCAACCAAATCAACCAGTATTCGCGATGTGATCGCATTCCCTAAAACACAGCGCGCGCAATGCCCTATGACAAAAGCGCCTAGCGAGGCAAGCTCTGAACAACTTCGCGAGCTAGGACTTCGTCTAAGAGAAAAAACTAATTAA
- the ppa gene encoding inorganic diphosphatase produces MDISKIKAGSNPDKINAVIEIPYGSNIKYEICKDSGAVFVDRVLYSAMFYPANYGFVPNTLAEDGDPADILVLNEYPLQAGSVIPCRLIGVLVMEDEAGMDEKLLAVPVSKIDPRYDAIKSYKDLPEATLNKIRNFFETYKMLEPNKWVKVKEFKCADTAKAILDKAIASYK; encoded by the coding sequence ATGGATATATCAAAAATCAAAGCAGGCTCAAACCCTGATAAGATCAATGCCGTTATCGAGATACCTTACGGCTCAAACATAAAATATGAAATTTGCAAAGATAGCGGTGCGGTTTTCGTCGATCGCGTGCTTTATTCGGCGATGTTTTACCCTGCAAACTACGGTTTCGTGCCAAATACCTTAGCAGAAGATGGCGATCCTGCCGATATCTTGGTGCTTAACGAGTATCCTTTGCAAGCGGGCAGCGTCATCCCTTGCCGCCTGATCGGAGTTCTTGTGATGGAAGATGAAGCAGGCATGGACGAAAAACTTCTTGCGGTGCCGGTTAGCAAGATAGATCCAAGATATGACGCTATAAAAAGCTACAAAGATCTTCCAGAAGCGACACTAAACAAGATCAGAAATTTCTTTGAGACTTACAAAATGCTTGAGCCAAACAAATGGGTGAAAGTAAAAGAGTTTAAGTGCGCGGACACAGCAAAAGCGATTTTAGATAAAGCCATAGCAAGCTACAAATAA